From the genome of Setaria viridis chromosome 1, Setaria_viridis_v4.0, whole genome shotgun sequence:
AGGAAGTTGATCTGCGCCATCTTGGCCCACGTCGACACCTTGATCGACTCCCGCCGCTCCGACGACGTCCGCAGCGCCTTCCTCGGCCGCTCCCCGTGCTCCATGTACGCCAGGATCTGCCGGAACAGGTCCTTCTGCTCCACGAACAGCGTCTTGTCGGCGCCCTTGccgccggcctcggcggcgaggtccgacACCCGGGCCAGGATGGCGTCCATGTCCTTGCGCGGGGTGTGCTGCGTCAGGTTCAGCTCCACGCACACCGCcagcgcctcgccggcggccataCGGACGGCGCGGTCGTCGGCCTCGAGCACCCCCGCGAGGGACGCGATGGCGGCGTTCCAGGCGGCGCGGTCCGCCTTGCGCTGCGCGtccgtgacggcggcggtggtgacgaGGAACGTCCACGtggacacggcggcggcgacaacaTGGGGTCTGACCTTGCTCGAGATCACCTTGGGGGACTTGGGGTTGGGGCAGATCACGCCCCAGATGGTCTTGAGCGACCGCTCCGCCTCCTCGGGGCCCAGCGCACCGGCGAaggtgacggcggcgaggcAGTGGAGCGCGGCAGCGACCGTCGCCGGGTCCATGGACGGCGCGAGCTGGAGCGTGCGGGCGAGCATCGGGAACGACTCGGCGAGAATCTCCGTGGAGCCGCCATTGAGGAGGGTGAACGCGAGGAGGCCGACGGCGCGGTACGCGAGGCGGGCCTCCTTGGCGAAGGCCGGCGAGGCGTTGCCCCTCTTGATGGAGGCGCCGCAGAGGGCGAAGATGACTAGGGGCCGCCCGTCGGTGGCCTCGTCGAGCGGCACCACGCGCTcgagcgcgccggcgagcgACGCCAGCGCCGACTCGCGGGTGCCGCCGGAGGCGCGCTTGTCGTGGAGCGCGGCGACGCACATGTCCAGGAGCTCGAACGGGTCCGTCACGTCCTTGGGGTTGAAGTTGAATGACGGCGCCTGgagcgaggacgacgacgaggcctCGACGCCGGCAGCTGCCTTCTTGCCGCCCCACTTAGTCTTGTGGCCCGTCGCCGAAGACGACGCCTCGCCGCCAGCGTTCTTGCCGCCGTGCTTGTTCTTGTGACCCATTGCCGACCGGAGCGGTACGGAGCTGCAGACGCGCGAGTTGAGGCACGAGTGCTTCCGGCCGGAGATTtgtcgggcggcggcgctggttgCGGCGGGCGACGGCTTCGGCGAGGCGATGATGCGATGGGGAAGGAGAAGGTGGGGGCTGGTAGTTGTAGCGCGACGGTGTCGTACGGGGAGGCCGGGACGGTGTCGGAGTCGGAGAGGCTTGCGTGCGGAGAGCGGAGACCGTGAAGGTGGCGGGAAGAGAGCTCTTGCCGtgcgcggcgcgccgccggaaCCAGACGATCCGTTTCGAGTTCGGACTCGGCGCGTCCGTACGATTTTTTTCGACAAGGCCGTCCAGGAAGGAAGGCGCGCAGTTGGGCCGCGCAGGTTTGTTACGAATAGTCACCCGGGCTGCGGAGCAGGCTGAGTGGGCCTAGAAAACCCAACACAGAATACTTTGAGATTCCCTCCCATACCACTTTCTTGGGATGTGCCGTTGAGACGAAGGGCTTTCAAATAATGTTTGCGAGATTTTGCTGCTTGCCTCATTCAGCCACGAGTAGGGGTGAACATGGGTAGGAGAAATTCTAGCATTTTGTATTTACcgtatactccctccatcccaaattactactccctccaacTCATTATATTTGACATTTTTTGAACTAACCAACGTCAAATAAAATGATATGGAGGTAgtatttgttttagcttttttatatACATACATTTtcatatgtatctagacatagtatatatttaggtgcataccaAAAACTAtgttagaaaagccaaaacgaacggtaatttaggatggagggagtagtttccAATTTAATAGAACATGAAAGTTGTCACTTTCAACCAATTTCACAATATAATTGGGACTAGCACCGAAATGTTCACTTTAGAATTATAAAAAAACTTGATACGGGCGTTTTTTTTAATACTGTAATATCGTTTCCCATCGGTTTTATCCCTAATCCCAAGAGCGGAGTTTGTACTGCTTGTAATTGAATCGAGGTGGGATACTGCTCGGTTGAGCCAAATGCCGCTGGATTTGTAGCCAGGATGGAGAACTGGTCGCCACAGTTCCGCTCCCATGCTTGGATTCAGAGTTTGATTATGAAagcaaaatatattttttcttctaGACTCCTTTGCCAATCCAAACACCTCGGcagatttttctttgttttcgaATCATCCGTTTCACAACTGTCTTCTTATCCTACTCTTACGGTTTGTTTCTGCGTTTTTCTATCCATACCCTTCAAAGGGGGCGTAAGTTTTTGCTGAAGTTCAAGTGAGATTAGTTGATTTTGTTGGCTCACTTTGATCTGCACCGTGCAAAACCGAACGGTTATTTCTTCCGGGCTACGGCAGACACAATCAGCCAACGAAAACGAAAGCCACCTTCGGCGGCAACCTTCCTTGGTTTCCCTCCTTCCCGCCAGAAATTTTACGAACGCAGACATGGGTCGCACAGTGCCTCTGCAGCCTGCACATCCTATCCTATCCTGGCATCCAATTTCATGGATTCCAGCACCCACTTTTCAGATAGGACGCGTGAACTGAACACCAGTGCCAGACTCGCCACCTTTTATAAATGGATTTCGTACCGGTCGTCGTAGATGTGAGCTTGACCACAGTGAACACGCAGCATGTCAAATTCGAACTACTAGTCCTGGGATTTTCAGCAACCACACGACAGCACAAAGAAAGAATGTATGGAGTCACAAAGGCATTTACCCTTCCATATCAAGCTAGATGAACCAGTGATTACTTCAgtgttcatgttttttttttgtaatgatAGGTGTTCATGTTGACGTCTGCATAAACACGGTATGCAGCAGGTAGCCTGCTGCAAGCAGCACCAAGCATTGCTGCCATAGTGCCATACACATGCACACATACACTGTAGTAGCATTCATAATCGAAAAAAGAATCCAATTGAATTGAGCTCGAAGTGTGTGCCGGTGCAGCCGGCCGGCTGCCGTCCCTGCCGCCGCA
Proteins encoded in this window:
- the LOC117847521 gene encoding uncharacterized protein, whose amino-acid sequence is MGHKNKHGGKNAGGEASSSATGHKTKWGGKKAAAGVEASSSSSLQAPSFNFNPKDVTDPFELLDMCVAALHDKRASGGTRESALASLAGALERVVPLDEATDGRPLVIFALCGASIKRGNASPAFAKEARLAYRAVGLLAFTLLNGGSTEILAESFPMLARTLQLAPSMDPATVAAALHCLAAVTFAGALGPEEAERSLKTIWGVICPNPKSPKVISSKVRPHVVAAAVSTWTFLVTTAAVTDAQRKADRAAWNAAIASLAGVLEADDRAVRMAAGEALAVCVELNLTQHTPRKDMDAILARVSDLAAEAGGKGADKTLFVEQKDLFRQILAYMEHGERPRKALRTSSERRESIKVSTWAKMAQINFLRRFLAGGFLAHVKGNKLFKELFDVAADEKAALSIAKRKLMLKVKGKGMKMNREVAWAVKNVYCLPQGGPPESNKPDQLLKLGWH